The sequence atataatattgaatgtaaatttttgataatattgataattatacaaaaaaaaatgtaatataAAAATTGAATAGACAAttactttttaaatattaattttacaaGAGATTGTTTTAAAAAGGAGGGGAtatcttacaattatgattagatgtcacatttaaaattataaaaaagattaatatatttaaaattagaaaaaaatccaaatctcattataatttttattatgtccaatttttttaatattttactttcaaatattaattttaatcaaatctcttaaaaatataattaaacttTAGTTTTCAATTACCCCATATTGAACTTTGTACTTACGTGAAAACAAATACTCCAAAAACATCTTATTCATTGTGGCAAGAACTTGCAAACAATACACCATTGAATTGGCATACCCTCCAAATGAGGCCAAGGATGGGGAATTTGTCTCCTTATTAATGGCATGTGATGCTTCACCCTAAGATTAGGTTAGATAGGTTAAATGGATACATAACAGTAGAGTTTCCACTCCATATCTCCTTTGAAAAAATAGTGTAAATCTTCTCAGTGGGATGATTTCCATCCCAAAACAAATAAGAATTTGTATCGTTGCAAAACAGAGCCGGTGGAGTAGTCTTTCCACAACTTACTTCTGCATTAAATGCTCCTGATCCACAACATGCTGAACTTGTCTCTGATAGTCCTGCAACCCAATTCAAAACAACaacaattataaatattataaaatgcaaaaaaaaaaaaattatttatttttttggcttTGAATTTCACTATTCTTTCTAATTATTTAGAAATATTCATAGTACTtatcttttcaatttttatttctgtTCACACTTTATACTAAAAAAAACCTTTATCACAACAACCATCAAACAGTAACAAGATAAAATGATGAACAGAGAAAGGGGAATAGAAGGGGCTTTGACTTACCATAGGCTTCACCATGTTGAATCATGTcaacaacataatcaaaagaaTTAAGTAGAATGAGAGACAGCCCATCCAGTTGTTCATTAAGCTGATCTATAACAGGTTTCAGAGCAGTGTTGTATGCCACAGCTAACTGATTTGCAGCATCCAAACATTCTCCATTTCCTGATACAAGTCTGCTAACTGGTGTACACCCTATAGTTGAAATGTCGAATACAAGGAATTTTCTTGCCCCAACACGGTAAAGTTTCTGTCAATTACAAATAGATAGTTAGAGATAACATTGtataaaagaaatatttttctacaaataattgtaatataaatattttaaattttgatctgtttaaatgatctatttgaaattgcaCTCATAAGCTCCAACTATGAACTAATTAAACAAATCAAAACTCAAAGTATACTGTTTAATCCTGACCATATTTAAAAACTTACTATTATATATGATTGAAAAGTAACCACCATCGAAGTAATGAATTGTTCAGGGGTGGTTGTATTTTGGAACGTAGCATTGGATAGGTAGCTGGAGACGTCATTTCCTCCAACTGAAATACAATATAGGGAGCTGGCTAGGAAAGATTTGAGCTCTTTTGATTCAACATACTTATGGATCTGTTTTGTCTTCATCAAATATTCAAATTGCTGAATTTGTTTACTCATGGGGATCATCATCTGCAAGAGTAAAGAAATCTAACCATATATTTTCTTgatcatataaaatatatatgaattttttattaagttAAGCAGTACTATTTAAACTTTAATTTGTTTAATAATTTATCTAAAATCACACTAATAAATAAACCTATTGAAATTTTTAATATGATTTCAGATAAATCATGATCTATACAAATCAAAACTCAAAGTATTACTTAAACCATTCTATATTTGTTAAGCACTTTATTTAATTGAGTTTCATCTAAGtccaaacaaaaaaatgaaaaatatagttTAGAACTACCTCTCGAGGTCCTGTTGAATCGAGTAATCCACTACCTCCGGATgcaaaatttatgccagttgaaAAATTTTCCTTTGGTTTTAGAAAGGGAGGAGGGAAGCGAGGGAGCCCTAAGAAAGATGTAGCTGCAACCACACGGTATAAAAGATTTAACCTTCTTGGTATAGCAGTTGAAAATTTTAACAAGCAGCTTTTTGAGAAAATTCACAGCGATGAAAATAAAATATCTACATCAATGTTAACTGAGCGATTCATCATGACGAAATGAATATTTACTTATTAAGATCATATATCGCATATATTATGCAATATATTTCTATCTTAATGTTTGATGTGATGTTGACAGGATCTGTTGTTCCAAACTCTTTAGTCTAAAGATGAACATCACGTCATAATCTATTCTTTAAAATAAACAACGATGATAACTATGTAATCCAATTATTTTCACTTAAAAAAAACTTTGTAACATTAAAACTATATTTTAGTATAACGTTATAAGATCTAATAAAAATGCATTTCTGGTTCTCCCTGTCTGGATGAGCCATGTACTGACTGGCCTACTGAAAAGCACTCATcaacaaatttaattaaaaaattctgAAGACAAACCGATACCTAAGAAATCAAAAGCTGTGCGGCCATTGGTGAAGCGACCAGTTGGATACGGAAAAAATGAGACACCATATGGAGGAAAGTTTGCTCTCACAGTACTGCGAGGAATGAAACTGTTGGTGCCGGCGTCTCCTAAAGAGTCCCCAAACACGTACATTGCAGGCACACATGAAGCAGTTACGCCATTAAAGCAACTCAAGATCCATCCCACCAGAAAAAGATTGATACTAATGCTGAGAAACGAAGTCATGGTGTTAATAATCTTTTGTAGCTATCTTTTCTTTCCAGACTTAGATTACAAGCACCATAGAGACAGATGCCTGTATCTTAGTTATAAATAAAGTGTATGTGGAGGAGGAAAAGATTCGGATATTTATGTTGATCTGGTTGTAAATTTTTTGTGAGCTTGTGCGTCGTATGTTACTCCCTGGCCGTCGAGGATTCCTATACTCGAGTAATTGCAGACTCACACGTGTCAAAACGAAATTCGAAAGTTTAACATTAGCTCGTATTGACATCATCGACAGAGTTGTTCTTGTCGTAGATGAACAGAAGACCAGTTGAAATGAATCCATACATCCAAAGGGAAAGATGCAAATATCTAGGGTTAATTTAGGTTAGTTAAATAATATGTGCGTAGCTGGATAAGTCCATACATCCAAAGGGAAAAATGCAAATATCTAGGGCTAATTTACGCTAGTTAAATAATATGTGTGCGGGTGTATATATACAATTTAGttttttagaattaaaaaaataataatatattgttttGAGAAAAGATAGATGGATATTCTTAGATGTTATGTAAGATAAGttcaaaataaaagatgaaatAATTTAAATATGATTAAGTCAAATATCAACAAATATAACAAGTCATTAAATAGTAAGAGAACATATTATAGAAGAAGATGATGGTTATTTAGTTTACCACAAACATcaatggggatattgttggattATGACAACAATAAAGCAATAAATCAATAAAACAATAAAAGAAATCATACATTTTCAGAAAAAAACTATTTTTATCTTTAAAGAGAAAATTTCTaacttatacatacatacatacatatatttgttGTCTTGAAGGCAAAGTAAGAGTTGTGAATTGTAGATTGCAAGAGCAATTGTAATGTTGTAAATTGCAAACGTAATTGTTTTCTCCAAATAATACGAATACTAATAACTTGCCCCATGGATGTTTCCTTGGCATATTGTCAAGGTTTTATCACATAAAGCACTGTCTTTTGTGTTATTCAGTTATTCCATTTCATTCTATTCGTTTTTTCTTTGCAACTAATTTGTGGTGCAATATTTAATTTTCTAGGTTTCTACTTCCATTTTCACAAGAGGTATTAGATTGATTATTTTTGCAATGATTGTGTTAGGATTTTGTGTCGATTTTGGAAGCATCAAATGGTGAAGGTTTCAAATGCAAGGTTCAAGGTGGAGAAATTCAATGAAAAGAATAACTTTGAGTTGTGGAAGCTCAAGTGCGTGATTTATTAGTGCAACAAAGATTGCAAAAGGCATTGGTGGGAAAGTTAAAGAAACTTATAGACATGTTTGATGAGAATCATAATACTTAGATATGTGAACTCTTAGCATAATTTAGTTGTGTTTAGCTAATATAGTTCTTTTCAATATTGTTGGAGAGGAAACAACAATAGGCTTATGAAGTATAATGTAGAGTCTTTACATGACAAATACCTTGACAAACTAGCTATATAATTTGTGAATGAGGGAAGGCATAAAAATTGTTGATCGTTTAAATGTTTTCAATACTCTTATTTGTAAACTAGCTAGTATGGGTGTAAAAATTAAAAAGGAAGACAAGGAAGTTTCATTGCTGTGCTCATTGTCTAAATCCTAGAATCACTTAGTCACTTCTATTAGCTTTAGCACtacttgttggaatccaagaacactgagacggGGGGTTGAATCAACATTCTATCGGTTATGtaaaatttaattcctttagatactttaccaattaacaattggtatgcatataaataaaatataaagaagagaaaagaaaccacaaagatcaacaccataacaccacagatttatatgtgaaaaacctcaaagaggaaaaaccatggtgggatttgtgacccacaatatctatccactggctagttgaataaatattacataagatgGGGGTGTGCACATGTAgaaagacacactgcctagagtgcactactcattacaaaggagcctcactgactacagatataaagtattgaattaaaaataaaattttgaactttgagtgtgcatcagatatgTTAGATGAGTTCCGGTTTAAGTACAAACTATATTGGTTATCActgtctccttccttaccgataacCTTGTTCACTTTCCAAACCTTTCCACAAATAACCAAGGTCGACAATAGATTATTATATTTGCATTCTGTCGATCAAGATCTCACTCAcataatatcacataacctatTGCATCTATATCCCAAAATGACCTAGCCGGAGTGATACAGTACCCTTTACAGACATAAACATGAATGTCGTATGTTGGCttataatcatattacaaaagataaatatatGTTGGCCTAGAGAAAAATCTAAACATTAATCGTTATGATCATTTCTGCTAAAACCTTTGCCAGATCAATCTtctatgtcggcctccaaataccAGTTCCTAGTTACTGGTTTCCCTTGCTTGCTAGTTTCCTTGAATGTCGGACATTAAACCTTGAATACTGGAGGATATtggataagtatccaacccaaaatgatgtgttttgccatcaatgacaacaccataagcCCGGATGAGTGTTAATtgtcaacaatctctccctttggcattgatggcaacactcatgtgaaaaatggatcaatgAAGTGTTGTTCCAGTTCTTGTCCACAAACTTCCCAAAAATGATCTCAGAaagttgctccccctgagctatacattacttcttatgtcccttaacatttttcacatccaacctctccccctttgacaacaatgccaaagccagggcaaataaatgaaagaataaaaaattatgtttactggatctagatgtacttgaatatatctgggtaagcacccttcaaaaatgctaAATAAGTGTCCCAACCAAAttttaaagttcccaaaattgatacaaacccattctAAATGTAAGCATGCAATTATTCTTCTGTTAATATTGCTGGTGTGGGCATATTCATCTATTCCATACTTTTCCTCTTATAAAGTAACAAAATATTAAGTTAGGGACTTACTAAGCCTCTCAATTCTCTGGCCTGCTGGATtaacttgtccttgtccttctccaAGGCTGAAATTTATGACTCTAAAAGCAAAATATGACCATCAACAGTGTTGGTCAATGACTCAGTAccatcaaagatgactaaaagtttTTCTATcttgtccttatcctccttaaTCTTATTGTCTAGGTCTGCTATTAGTTTTGTCGTGTTAGTGCAAGACTGGTATATATGACTACATTGGTGAagtgcttcatcaatccttgttatTTCTTCTATTAGCTTAGCTTTATCTGATATGTTCATAttatcacaagtgaccttcctagctgcattgtaTCTTTCCACCAATTGCTAGTTTGACAATTATTGAAGAGTTTTGTACTTTTTTGTaatgtgctcagtcaaacctttaAGCTTACCAGAGGGACTAGCTTCTTGATTAACCTTGTGTTCCGATATAAGCTTCTGCAGGTTTGGAATGGCCTTCTCAATCACTTGCTTGTCCTTAGATCCTTTCTTTATTAACTTCTGAGCTACAACAAACATTAACTCAAAACTGCTCAACTGCTCTACATTCTTCTCTccaaaattcctaaaatctactTGACCGGATGTGTCAAGTGCCAATAATGAGGGACCAACCAATGGTGAGGGTGTTGATACCTTGACTTCAATCTGTTCTTGTCCTTTTTGCTTCTCCTCTATCTTCTCCTTAGCACCGGttgcttcaccacttggtgtagatATATCTTCTGCCATTACATCAATAATCGAGggaaaattatcctcaatattatttTTTGGTTTATTTTCTTCTATATCCTGTACATCCATGACTACCAAAGGAATATccttagttattttcttatccaaaaTTGGTGGATCTTCACCTAATATGCCTTTCCCTCTAGCATCAAGCAGGATGTCTGGAATGTAAGACTTAGGAGGAATGTCTGGTGATGTAAGGAATCCTGGATTATCAACAAAGAATTGTACCCATGCCTCATgagtctccttaactatttcattcactctccctaccaTTAAGTTGATATGCATATGCTTACTCTAGAAAATTGTTAATTTACAAATTCAAGACACTGTTGCATCTCTTTTTTAGTTATTGCACCACAAATAATCAACAATTTTTGAATCTTTATATGTTTATCTTCCTCAAGTgcagatagtctcctagcatctaatttattatacAACTCTGCTGGAATTTACTTCTCTATCTCAAGTaaggccttcttatatatgtctaagtataaAAAAACCGCTTCCTCAATTTCCTTTTGCTcaaaatcatccatattttcatagtagtattgtaaattactcaaaattccatctttagtaatTTGTTCTACCAATTCATCTACAAATAAAGGAGGGATAAATTTAACACTTTTACTAGATTCAAGAGCCAAATCCAattcaaatttcttcttctttctgAGAGTGGGAGCTATCTCTTTCACTGGTTTCCTCTTCTATGTAGGCTTTCTCTCCTTCAATGATTGTTTATGAAGTGTCAGAGGGGTGATCTTGGTTTTATGATATTTTCCTTCCTCaggcttcttcctctgaattctcATGTAAATCTTGGGTATCTTAGGAGGTTCATCTTTAGTCTCAAATTCAGAAGCAATAGGGGCAATAAAGGTTTAtggtttctttcttttcattatacCTTTGCTGGTTGCTGCTACCGGTGAGGCCTGAACTGCTTCTGGAGAGGATGACTCTGCTAGTTCAATAATCTATTTTATCTCACTAGACATCTTTTCAACAACATGTCCTACCTTCTTTATCTgcccttccctcttcttcttactgAATCCAATCGCACCTCCAATTCCTTCTGTTTAGCTGTCCCAAAAGTCTTCTTTGACTCCTCTACcagggcatctataagcatctttgCATATAGATCCAAGATCTCTGCATCAACTTTATAATCTATCTCAGTTATCCATACCTTTCTAGGCTACACCGCTTCcattaaagtttcatctttcttaaccataaagcagatctcagtagagtacttatcaacaatgtgcttaggcactctttccctttgtttcattGTCTTCTGAAAAGACTTGAAATAATGCCATAAAATATTATCCTTGTCCTGACCTACGCTTCTTAAAGAATCTTTGGTTTGCTTCCCTACTAGAATGTCAAGGGAACATTGCCTTTTATCGGATCTGTAAAAAAAATAACAAGATTACCATACCAGAATACACCTttattttctcccttaatcttccctagattcaaatttaactcatcacacatccactgacaaagatcatatttctcattCTCCTTAACCATCTTATGTGTACGTAGATACAAGAACTAGAGACAAAGTTCAACCGATTAgtttgagttaccttgtatctaaTGATCATAATGGAAAATTTAACGTCCTTGTCCCTGATAGTACTTATCCTCATTGACCGGTTGTCGAAAGTGGCACTGGTTAACTTATTGACTTCATtgttcaaaattttcttctttccTGATGTCTGTCCAGCCTAGGGAAAATTAGTGATTGCAcaaattgcttccttagtgatcttgtaaggctggtctagccatatgaatttacCATGGACATGGCTCAGTGCATACTGGATTATTTCATCTTCAAACTGAGGAATCTCAAAAATATTAGTGAAACCCTAATCCTTCAAATTTCTAAATTTTAGTttcatcatgccaatcttgtccaaTTATATTGTCATATGCATGGACTTGATATTTGATGTTCCTAgttcctccaaggtgcagtgaatatatgccctgacATCCTCGACGTAGAGTATGTCATTGAGAACCCTTGAAAATGCACCTACTGAATCATCAACCTTTGCAATTTGGGGATACTTCTTGAAAAATGGGCATGGATGATCCTTAATATCAACCAAAAAAGGGCTTACCACATCTACCAGAGCAGGAGAAGATCCAGAAGACATTGTGATTTGAAAAGATAGCTTAAAAAATGAGAAAATACCTCACAGACTTCGTCGGTGAAAACCTTTGAAAATCTGCTCTGAATGTACTGAAATTCGCTTGAAAATTATCTTAATCTCCTTAGGTCACCTTAAAATCACTCTCCTTCACTCTGCTTTTCTTTGAGTGCTTGATAATGAAAATTAAATCAATTTATCCTTTTAACCTGTGGAACCCGaattcctcattgacataaatGCTTGTCGGTATATCATATCGGATCGTGGATCCATCAAATCTGCATTGGTGAATCTCCAAACATAATTCTCCAATATCTAAAATAATCTTTTAGACCACTACCAAGGGTAATGTAGGATATCTCAACAATTtccctccccctaaggctaatgcatTAGTTACCTGATGAGTTTCCTACAAATACATGAACATTCTGCTTTGCCGATTGAGTAATTGGGGTATTTTCTTTAGCCAGTTGATCCtcaaactttctaatccatttcttctcatgctctttTTAGATATCATaaaccttttgttttcccttctcatcatttcctactggTGGGTtgttgcttctgcaaaatttagcaatatatcctaatttttgcatgcataacaagtgacattgttcttttgaattgccttgttgtaaccttgatcatttATTGACCTACATTTattagccatatgaccaaactttccacatgcatgacatctcacattcattctacaatctgctatcttatgaccatactttttgcaatttgAACATTGATCGTGAACTAAATTATTGTTCTGATTTGctttatttttgcattgactttctctatgaacaaacttattgcaaacaaatcatctaccattaaatttatgtgcattgggttgtcttaccagtgATCTCTAATTCTGGTTGTCTGGTGGATTCTCCtaatttgcagtaccaaaactttctccatgctcaaatccaagacctctagtgtttAGAgagtctctttgatccttcaataattcatcaagattTGCAGAACTGACCCTAAAATtttatttgtattcatttgtaTCATCTAGATTACTTCTTAGGActatcaccattctttccaactcttgctcattgttctgtgattgcaccaattcagttctcaacacatcattcgcatgcgccaacctaatgcattcgtCAGATGCGTCTTTTAGAGACATGGTAAGATTTTCACCATTCtgcttctggtcttcaatctccttggacatcctcatggttatggCTTGTATGCCATTATTCTCTTGATTTAGCTTCTATCATAGCTCCTTAAGggaattcttttcttcatcatccttattctgtaagagttccttccttttagcttgagtagATTATAACCTCTCCTGTAGGGCAAGGATGAATTCTTTTGCAAAGTTCAACTCATCTCGCaccttcaagttcttcaatctttcagaatcatagtcttcaagagatacttcaagttctttctccaAACTCATCTCCATGTATTCCggatataggatcttcctcaagttgttagacttattctgagacaccaggatctgataccaatttttataatccaagaacactgagaggcggggtgaatcagtgttctaccggttatgtaaaatttaattcctttagatgcTTTACCAATTAATAGCCGATAtgcatataaacaaaatataatgaagaacaaaggaaccacaaagatcaacaccataacaccacaaatttatatttagaaaacctcaaagaggaaaaaacatggtgagatttgtgacctATAATATCCATCCACTAgccagttgaataaatattacataagatgggggcctacacatgcaggaaggaacacttcctagagcacactgcttatgaCAAATGACCCTAACTGACTACATATATAAAGTACTGAATTACAGacaaaattctgaactctgagtgtgcattagatatgctggatgagtttcaATTTAAGTACAAACTATACTAGTTATCACTGTTTTCTTCCTTATCGGTAACCTTGTTCACTTTCCAACCTTTCCACACATAACCAAGATCGACAACAAATTATTATATTTTCATTATGTCGATCAATATCTCACTCCCATAATATCACATTATCTATCGCATCTATATCCCAAAATGACCTAGCCatactaacttatataccctttacatacataaacatgatttccttatgtcggcttacaatcatattacaaaagataaatacatgtaggcctagaaaaaaatataaacattaatcttcatgaCAGTTGCCACTAAAACCTTTGCTAGATCAATCTTCTATATCGGCCTCCAAATACCGGTTCCTGGTTTGCCAGTTTCCCTTTCTTGTAGGTTTTCCTTTCTTCTCGGTTTTCTTGAATGCCGGATGTCAAACCTTGAATAccggataagtatccaaccc is a genomic window of Cryptomeria japonica chromosome 7, Sugi_1.0, whole genome shotgun sequence containing:
- the LOC131067274 gene encoding GDSL esterase/lipase At5g41890-like — protein: MTSFLSISINLFLVGWILSCFNGVTASCVPAMYVFGDSLGDAGTNSFIPRSTVRANFPPYGVSFFPYPTGRFTNGRTAFDFLGIATSFLGLPRFPPPFLKPKENFSTGINFASGGSGLLDSTGPREKLYRVGARKFLVFDISTIGCTPVSRLVSGNGECLDAANQLAVAYNTALKPVIDQLNEQLDGLSLILLNSFDYVVDMIQHGEAYGLSETSSACCGSGAFNAEETSGF